A single region of the Streptomyces caelestis genome encodes:
- a CDS encoding GDP-L-fucose synthase family protein, giving the protein MNTPAPVPDDRVHRPLDRSARVFVAGGSGLVGSAVRRELRHEGFTDVVAPGSAELDLRERRAVLDWFAARRPDVVVLAAARVGGIKANSTRPAEFLSDNLRIQVNTLDAALEHGVERLLFLGSSCIYPKYAEQPIREEALLTGPLEPTNDAYAIAKIAGILQVQAVRRQYGLPWISAMPTNLYGPGDNFHPEHSHVLPSLLRRFHEAKKSGARRVVNWGSGTPRREFLHVDDLARACLCLIEHYDADGPVNVGTGTDLTIRDLAELVADVVGYRGSVEWDTKQPDGTPRKLLDVSRLTALGWAPRIGLREGLARTYAWYVENLESGTLRH; this is encoded by the coding sequence GTGAACACCCCTGCCCCGGTGCCGGACGACAGGGTGCATCGCCCCCTCGACCGCTCGGCGCGCGTGTTCGTGGCCGGGGGCTCCGGGCTAGTCGGTTCGGCGGTGCGCAGGGAACTCCGCCATGAGGGGTTCACCGATGTGGTCGCGCCCGGCTCGGCGGAGCTGGACCTCAGGGAGCGGCGGGCGGTGCTCGACTGGTTCGCGGCCAGGCGCCCGGACGTGGTGGTACTGGCCGCGGCGCGGGTGGGCGGGATCAAGGCGAACTCCACCCGGCCCGCCGAGTTCCTCTCCGACAACCTGCGCATCCAGGTGAACACGCTGGACGCGGCTCTGGAGCACGGGGTGGAGCGGCTGCTGTTCCTGGGGTCCAGTTGCATCTACCCGAAGTACGCCGAGCAGCCGATCCGCGAGGAGGCGCTGCTGACGGGTCCCCTGGAGCCGACCAACGACGCCTATGCCATCGCCAAGATCGCCGGCATTCTGCAGGTGCAGGCGGTACGACGCCAGTACGGTCTGCCCTGGATCTCCGCCATGCCGACCAACCTGTACGGGCCGGGCGACAACTTCCACCCCGAGCACTCTCATGTGCTGCCGTCCCTGCTGCGGCGCTTCCACGAGGCGAAGAAGTCGGGTGCGCGGCGGGTGGTGAACTGGGGCAGCGGCACGCCTCGTCGGGAGTTCCTCCATGTGGACGATCTGGCACGGGCGTGCCTGTGCCTGATCGAGCACTACGACGCGGACGGTCCGGTCAACGTCGGCACCGGCACGGACCTGACCATCCGGGACCTGGCGGAGCTCGTCGCGGACGTTGTCGGGTACCGGGGGAGCGTCGAGTGGGACACGAAGCAGCCGGACGGTACCCCGCGCAAGCTCCTTGACGTATCCCGGCTCACCGCGCTCGGCTGGGCTCCTCGTATCGGCCTGCGGGAAGGACTCGCCCGGACCTACGCCTGGTACGTGGAAAACCTCGAGTCCGGCACGCTGCGGCACTGA
- the gmd gene encoding GDP-mannose 4,6-dehydratase — protein sequence MTKTALITGITGQDGSYLAELLLEKGYVVHGIVRRASTFNTQRIDHLYRDPHDPGARLFLHYGDLTDGTRIAGLLERLRPDEVYHLAAQSHVRVSFDEPEFTGDATGLGTTRLLEAIRTTGLPCRFYQASSSEMFGASPPPQHEGSPFHPRSPYGVAKVYAYWATRNYREAYGMYAVNGILFNHESPRRGPTFVTRKVATAAARIKAGLEDVVYLGNLDARRDWGYAAEYVEAMWRMLQQDEPDDYVVATGVSYSVRDFVEQCFAHVGLDWRDHVRFDERYLRPTEVDDLVGDATKAERVLGWRPTVRAPELARLMVDAEIAAHAPSVRDSLPAPASMPQMARLFHDAPTTSTAGERNPV from the coding sequence GTGACGAAGACCGCGCTCATCACCGGCATCACCGGCCAGGACGGCTCCTACCTCGCAGAACTGCTGCTGGAGAAGGGGTACGTGGTGCACGGCATCGTCCGCCGCGCCTCGACCTTCAACACGCAGCGCATCGACCACCTCTACCGGGATCCCCACGACCCCGGGGCGCGTCTCTTCCTGCACTACGGTGACCTGACCGACGGAACCCGGATCGCGGGCCTGCTCGAGCGGCTGCGGCCCGACGAGGTCTACCATCTGGCCGCCCAGTCCCATGTGCGGGTGTCGTTCGACGAGCCGGAGTTCACCGGGGACGCCACCGGGCTGGGCACCACGCGGTTGCTGGAGGCGATCAGGACGACGGGCCTGCCCTGCCGGTTCTACCAGGCGTCCAGCTCCGAGATGTTCGGTGCCTCCCCGCCGCCTCAGCACGAGGGCTCCCCCTTCCACCCTCGCTCCCCGTACGGGGTCGCCAAGGTGTACGCGTACTGGGCGACGCGCAACTACCGGGAGGCGTACGGGATGTACGCGGTCAACGGCATCCTGTTCAACCACGAGTCTCCTCGCCGCGGCCCGACCTTCGTCACCCGCAAGGTGGCCACGGCCGCCGCACGCATCAAGGCCGGCCTGGAGGACGTCGTCTACCTGGGCAACCTCGACGCCCGGCGGGACTGGGGGTACGCGGCGGAATACGTCGAGGCCATGTGGCGGATGCTGCAACAGGACGAACCGGACGACTACGTGGTCGCCACCGGCGTCAGCTACAGCGTGCGCGACTTCGTCGAGCAGTGCTTCGCCCATGTCGGCCTCGACTGGCGCGACCATGTGCGGTTCGACGAGCGCTATCTGAGGCCCACCGAGGTCGACGACCTGGTCGGTGATGCCACGAAAGCCGAGCGGGTCCTTGGATGGCGCCCGACAGTCCGCGCCCCTGAGCTGGCTCGTCTCATGGTCGATGCCGAAATCGCGGCGCACGCGCCTTCCGTTCGAGACAGCCTGCCCGCGCCCGCCTCGATGCCGCAGATGGCAAGGCTCTTTCATGATGCGCCCACCACCAGCACTGCCGGAGAGAGGAACCCCGTATGA
- a CDS encoding LPXTG cell wall anchor domain-containing protein — MNAMTASSKCRAAFAATAAAAVLAAVPVVGAQTAHAQPYPPDPPSLTLSATTVDAGDELSFTGTGFDPNEGVVALLLSKPIKLGRFTADSNGTVQGTVTIPKWTDPGRHTFLLKGKESKLTLSAKITVRPNKPHLADTGEDRSSLLLGGAAGLLVLGAGTMMAVRRRKHN, encoded by the coding sequence GTGAATGCGATGACGGCCTCATCGAAGTGTCGTGCCGCCTTCGCGGCCACGGCAGCCGCTGCTGTCCTGGCCGCAGTCCCAGTCGTAGGGGCGCAAACTGCCCACGCCCAGCCTTATCCTCCCGACCCCCCGAGCCTCACCCTCAGCGCCACCACCGTAGATGCAGGAGACGAGCTCAGCTTCACAGGAACCGGGTTCGATCCGAACGAGGGTGTGGTCGCACTTCTGCTCTCGAAACCGATCAAGCTGGGCCGCTTCACCGCCGACAGCAACGGCACGGTGCAGGGGACCGTCACCATCCCCAAGTGGACCGACCCAGGCCGGCACACCTTCCTTCTCAAGGGAAAGGAATCGAAGCTGACCCTCTCAGCCAAGATCACCGTACGCCCGAACAAGCCTCACCTCGCCGACACCGGTGAGGACCGCTCGTCCCTTCTGCTGGGCGGAGCCGCAGGGCTGCTGGTGCTCGGAGCCGGCACGATGATGGCCGTCCGGCGACGGAAGCACAACTGA
- a CDS encoding methyltransferase type 11, whose amino-acid sequence MLKTKIADSTRPNLDPRTTRHAESGITPVVADACSLSLPTDMVTRRFHPVYSNSVLEHLGGHHRRKQFADTVHSHADHHWVQTPYRYFPVEHPTGCSQGCNGSRSQPASPSPGTGGHGHVPRAGRTQATRDVQEVELLSAAEMRSYFPASTIWFERFAGLPKSLVARK is encoded by the coding sequence ATGCTGAAGACGAAGATCGCCGACTCCACGAGGCCCAATCTCGACCCGCGCACGACCCGGCATGCCGAGTCCGGCATCACGCCGGTCGTCGCGGACGCGTGCAGCCTCTCGCTGCCGACGGACATGGTCACCCGGCGATTCCACCCCGTGTACTCGAACTCCGTCCTGGAACACCTGGGAGGGCACCACCGGCGGAAGCAGTTCGCCGACACGGTGCACAGCCACGCGGACCACCACTGGGTTCAGACCCCCTACCGCTACTTCCCGGTCGAACACCCCACTGGCTGTTCCCAGGGCTGCAATGGCTCCCGTTCCCAGCCCGCGTCGCCGTCTCCCGGCACTGGGGGGCACGGACACGTCCCCCGCGCGGGGCGTACGCAGGCCACCCGGGACGTCCAGGAGGTCGAACTGCTGTCCGCGGCCGAGATGCGGTCCTACTTCCCCGCCTCCACCATCTGGTTCGAACGCTTCGCCGGACTTCCCAAGTCACTGGTCGCCAGGAAGTGA
- a CDS encoding cellulase family glycosylhydrolase has protein sequence MFRTLRRALCVAAALLLPLAGTQSSAHADVDAQAGAGYWHTSGRQILDAAGQPVRIAGVNWFGFETDIHVVHGLWARDYKSMIDQMKSLGYNTIRMPYSDDILKPGTMPGSINYDGKNTDLRGLTSLQVLDRIVAYAGQAGLKIVLDRHRPDAAGQSALWYTASVPESTWIANLKSLAARYKGNSTVIGIDLHNEPRDPACWGCGDTARDWRLAAQRAGNAVLSVNPELLIMVEGVQSYNGANGWWGGNLMGVAQHPVQLDVPNRLVYSAHDYATSVAQQPWFSDPSFPANMPEVWDRYWGYIFKQNIAPVWLGEFGTTLQSSVDQKWLSALVTYLRSTSAYGADSFHWTFWSWNPNSGDTGGILKDDWQTVDTVKDGYLAAVKAPGFAGGGSGPGPGGPGEPGGGTAACSAAYSVSSDWGGGFNAEVKVANTGGVPLKSWTVSWAWTGSQKVTSMWNASHTQSGATVTAVNATHNGSVPTGGSTSFGLGGTPGGGAVPSVRCTAM, from the coding sequence ATGTTCCGCACTCTGCGAAGAGCGCTGTGCGTCGCCGCGGCGCTCCTGTTACCCCTGGCCGGTACGCAGTCCTCGGCGCACGCCGACGTCGACGCGCAGGCCGGCGCCGGCTACTGGCACACCAGCGGCCGGCAGATCCTGGACGCGGCCGGGCAGCCGGTCCGTATCGCCGGCGTCAACTGGTTCGGCTTCGAGACCGACATCCACGTCGTCCACGGCCTGTGGGCCCGCGACTACAAGAGCATGATCGACCAGATGAAGTCGCTGGGCTACAACACCATCCGGATGCCCTACAGCGACGACATCCTCAAGCCCGGCACCATGCCCGGCAGCATCAACTACGACGGCAAGAACACCGACCTGCGCGGCCTGACGTCACTCCAGGTCCTGGACCGGATCGTGGCGTACGCCGGGCAGGCCGGCCTCAAGATCGTCCTCGACCGGCACCGCCCGGACGCGGCGGGCCAGTCGGCGCTCTGGTACACGGCGTCGGTCCCCGAGTCGACCTGGATCGCCAACCTCAAGTCCCTGGCGGCCCGTTACAAGGGCAACTCCACAGTGATCGGCATCGACCTGCACAACGAGCCCCGCGATCCCGCCTGCTGGGGCTGCGGCGACACGGCCCGGGACTGGCGTCTGGCCGCCCAGCGCGCGGGCAACGCGGTGCTGTCGGTCAACCCCGAGCTGCTGATCATGGTCGAGGGCGTGCAGTCGTACAACGGCGCCAACGGCTGGTGGGGCGGCAACCTCATGGGCGTCGCCCAGCACCCGGTCCAGCTGGACGTCCCGAACCGGCTGGTCTACTCGGCCCACGACTACGCCACGTCGGTGGCCCAGCAGCCGTGGTTCAGTGACCCGTCCTTCCCCGCCAACATGCCGGAGGTCTGGGACAGGTACTGGGGCTACATCTTCAAGCAGAACATCGCGCCGGTGTGGCTCGGCGAGTTCGGTACGACGCTCCAGTCGTCGGTGGATCAGAAGTGGCTGTCCGCGCTGGTGACGTACCTGCGGTCGACATCGGCGTACGGCGCCGACAGCTTCCACTGGACGTTCTGGTCCTGGAACCCCAACTCCGGTGACACGGGCGGGATCCTGAAGGACGACTGGCAGACCGTGGACACCGTGAAGGACGGGTACCTGGCGGCAGTCAAGGCGCCGGGCTTCGCGGGCGGCGGCTCCGGGCCCGGCCCGGGCGGCCCGGGCGAACCGGGCGGTGGCACGGCCGCCTGCTCTGCCGCCTACAGCGTCAGCAGCGACTGGGGCGGCGGTTTCAACGCCGAGGTGAAGGTGGCCAACACGGGCGGTGTTCCGCTCAAGTCCTGGACGGTGAGCTGGGCCTGGACCGGCTCCCAGAAGGTCACCAGCATGTGGAACGCCTCGCACACCCAGAGCGGCGCGACCGTCACGGCGGTGAACGCCACGCACAACGGGAGCGTGCCGACCGGGGGTTCGACGAGCTTCGGCCTCGGAGGTACTCCCGGGGGCGGGGCCGTGCCGAGTGTGAGGTGCACGGCGATGTGA
- a CDS encoding NAD(P)-dependent oxidoreductase, translating into MSTSSVTVIGLGPMGRAMAGAYLDAGYRVTVWNRTASRADELVARGAVRAATVEEALAAGEVVVLSLTDYAAMYAILEPAAPALAGRVLVNLSSDTPERAREGAAWAAKHGARHLTGGVQTPPSGIGSPEFDTFYSGPRDLFERYEDVLKVITGTDYRGEDPGLAALYYQLQMDLFWTALTAWLHTLALADAHGIGASEITPYAAQTLGGMGQFLDFYTPRIEAGRHSGDVERISMAVASMEHVVHTARDAGVDPALPAAVLGAFRRAAAEGYAEDSLTRLFEVFGRGAAA; encoded by the coding sequence GTGAGCACGTCGTCCGTGACCGTCATCGGCCTCGGCCCCATGGGCCGCGCGATGGCCGGTGCCTACCTGGACGCCGGCTACCGGGTCACCGTCTGGAACCGCACCGCGAGCCGCGCCGACGAGCTGGTGGCCAGGGGCGCGGTGCGCGCCGCCACCGTCGAGGAGGCACTGGCGGCGGGCGAGGTGGTGGTGCTGAGCCTCACCGACTACGCCGCGATGTACGCCATCCTGGAGCCCGCCGCTCCGGCACTGGCGGGCCGCGTCCTGGTCAACCTCAGCTCGGACACACCGGAGAGGGCCCGCGAGGGGGCGGCCTGGGCGGCGAAGCACGGGGCGCGTCACCTCACCGGCGGAGTCCAGACACCGCCGTCCGGCATCGGCTCGCCGGAGTTCGACACCTTCTACAGCGGCCCCCGGGACCTCTTCGAGCGGTACGAGGACGTGCTGAAGGTCATCACGGGCACCGACTACCGCGGCGAGGACCCGGGCCTGGCCGCGCTCTACTACCAGCTCCAGATGGACCTCTTCTGGACCGCCCTGACCGCCTGGCTGCACACGCTGGCGCTGGCGGACGCGCACGGCATCGGCGCCTCGGAGATCACGCCGTACGCGGCGCAGACGCTGGGCGGGATGGGCCAGTTCCTCGACTTCTACACGCCGCGGATCGAGGCGGGGCGGCACTCGGGCGACGTCGAGCGGATCTCGATGGCCGTGGCGAGCATGGAGCACGTCGTGCACACGGCGCGGGACGCGGGCGTGGACCCCGCCCTGCCCGCCGCGGTGCTGGGCGCGTTCCGGCGCGCGGCGGCGGAAGGCTACGCGGAGGACAGCCTGACCCGGCTGTTCGAGGTGTTCGGCAGGGGCGCGGCTGCCTGA
- a CDS encoding arsenate reductase/protein-tyrosine-phosphatase family protein: MPPFRVLVVCTGNVYRSPLAECLLRHRLLEHRQVIQVSSAGTRAVVGLPVAAAVASFLAGRGVQPCGVGSRRLASEMVENADLVLGAAREHREAAVRLSPVRALSRAFTFREFARLVRSEDAAGVADPAARFAALVQGAAARRGAVSTRMGDVDVEDPLGAPPPQVHECLVQIEETVERIVAPMRTGWHPSSSTAG; encoded by the coding sequence GTGCCCCCGTTCCGCGTACTCGTGGTGTGCACCGGCAACGTCTATCGCTCTCCGCTTGCCGAGTGCCTGCTCAGGCACCGGCTGCTCGAACATCGGCAAGTGATCCAAGTGAGCAGTGCCGGCACCCGGGCCGTCGTGGGTCTGCCAGTGGCGGCCGCTGTCGCCTCCTTCCTCGCCGGGCGTGGCGTGCAGCCCTGCGGGGTGGGCTCCCGCCGGCTGGCCAGTGAAATGGTCGAGAACGCGGACCTGGTGCTGGGTGCTGCGCGAGAGCATCGTGAGGCCGCTGTGCGGCTGTCCCCTGTGCGTGCGTTGTCCCGTGCGTTCACCTTCCGTGAGTTCGCCCGGCTGGTGCGGTCGGAGGACGCCGCAGGCGTGGCGGATCCGGCCGCACGATTTGCCGCCCTCGTACAGGGCGCGGCCGCTCGCCGTGGTGCCGTGTCGACGCGCATGGGTGACGTGGACGTGGAAGACCCTCTTGGCGCACCCCCGCCACAAGTGCACGAGTGCCTGGTTCAGATCGAGGAGACCGTGGAGCGGATCGTCGCACCCATGCGGACCGGATGGCATCCTTCTTCGTCGACTGCCGGCTAG
- a CDS encoding alpha/beta hydrolase has protein sequence MRRSAAVLCGATVVLAGTLTAVPANASASHSANTAQAAKVTWKKCGTEDYPTLQCASVKVPLDYAKPQGKQITLALSRVPHTAKTYQGPLLVNPGGPGASGLTLAGFVASSLPKEVAAQYDVVGFDPRGVGKSEPALDCKPGYFNPVRPDSVPSTPAIEKANLDRAKSFAQACGKKYADVLPYINTVSAVKDMDSIRKALGAKKINYFGYSYGTYLGAVYSKLYPERVRRLVLDSIVDPTGVWYDANIKQDYAFDKRHKALMAWIAKYDSTYKLGTDPAKIEAKWYAMRAALAKKPAGGKVGPSELEDIFIPGGYNNAYWPTLAQTFAAYVNKHDTAALVTAYDNIAAIDASGDNGYSVYAAVQCRDASWPRDWKQWRKDNWAVYEKAPFMAWNNAWYNAPCAFWPTKSLKPVNVANTKLPPVLLFQATDDAATPYQGGVTMHRLLRGSSLVVEQGGGNHGVTLSGNACLDKHLATYLTSGKVPHGSGVADAVCQKLPDPKPQASAQKTGATQSAVATVGNTLRAIVGPGV, from the coding sequence ATGAGAAGAAGCGCAGCCGTCCTGTGCGGCGCGACTGTCGTACTGGCCGGGACACTCACCGCCGTCCCCGCCAACGCCAGCGCGTCGCACTCCGCGAACACCGCCCAGGCCGCGAAGGTCACTTGGAAGAAGTGCGGCACGGAGGACTACCCGACGCTCCAGTGCGCGTCGGTGAAGGTGCCGCTCGACTACGCGAAGCCGCAGGGGAAGCAGATCACGCTGGCGCTGTCCCGCGTGCCGCACACCGCGAAGACGTACCAGGGTCCGCTGCTGGTCAACCCCGGCGGCCCCGGCGCCAGTGGCCTGACGCTGGCCGGTTTCGTCGCCTCCTCCCTGCCCAAGGAAGTCGCCGCCCAGTACGACGTCGTCGGCTTCGACCCGCGCGGCGTGGGCAAGAGCGAGCCCGCCCTGGACTGCAAGCCGGGCTACTTCAACCCGGTGCGTCCCGACTCCGTACCCAGCACCCCGGCGATCGAGAAGGCCAACCTCGACCGCGCCAAGTCCTTCGCCCAGGCCTGCGGCAAGAAGTACGCCGACGTCCTGCCGTACATCAACACGGTCAGCGCCGTGAAGGACATGGACTCGATCCGCAAGGCCCTTGGCGCCAAGAAGATCAACTACTTCGGCTACTCGTACGGCACCTACCTCGGCGCGGTCTACTCCAAGCTGTACCCCGAGCGGGTGCGGCGCCTGGTGCTGGACTCGATCGTCGACCCGACCGGGGTCTGGTACGACGCCAACATCAAGCAGGACTACGCCTTCGACAAGCGCCACAAGGCGCTCATGGCGTGGATCGCGAAGTACGACTCCACGTACAAGCTCGGCACCGACCCGGCGAAGATCGAGGCCAAGTGGTACGCCATGCGGGCGGCCCTGGCCAAGAAGCCGGCGGGCGGCAAGGTGGGCCCCTCCGAACTGGAGGACATCTTCATACCCGGCGGCTACAACAACGCCTACTGGCCCACCCTCGCCCAGACGTTCGCGGCGTACGTCAACAAGCACGACACCGCCGCGCTGGTCACGGCGTACGACAACATCGCCGCCATCGACGCCTCCGGGGACAACGGCTACAGCGTCTACGCCGCGGTGCAGTGCCGTGACGCGTCCTGGCCGCGCGACTGGAAGCAGTGGCGCAAGGACAACTGGGCGGTGTACGAGAAGGCGCCGTTCATGGCCTGGAACAACGCCTGGTACAACGCCCCGTGCGCGTTCTGGCCGACGAAGTCGCTGAAGCCGGTGAACGTCGCCAACACCAAGCTCCCGCCGGTGCTGCTGTTCCAGGCGACGGACGACGCGGCCACCCCGTACCAGGGCGGTGTCACCATGCACCGGCTGCTGCGCGGCTCCAGCCTGGTGGTGGAGCAGGGCGGCGGCAACCACGGCGTCACGCTGAGCGGCAACGCCTGCCTGGACAAGCACCTGGCGACGTACCTCACCAGCGGCAAGGTGCCGCACGGCAGCGGCGTGGCCGACGCGGTCTGCCAGAAGCTGCCCGACCCGAAGCCGCAGGCCTCGGCGCAGAAGACGGGCGCGACCCAGTCGGCCGTCGCGACGGTCGGCAACACCCTGCGCGCGATCGTGGGGCCCGGGGTCTGA
- a CDS encoding TetR/AcrR family transcriptional regulator, producing the protein MKTKAPHDFETAGTRERIVRTASRLMQRQGYEGTGIKQISREAGATLGSVYHFFPGGKQELGTAAVRLGDEEFTEFLRESLDAEPDPAQALVALTDSLAQGLRESDWLDGCPVTSTVVGTAASAPGIQQAAAEAFARWRAVVAGKLLAAGFTEADAEDLAHTVIATLEGAELASQVARSETPLEAAGRHLARLITSYAGNGRP; encoded by the coding sequence GTGAAGACCAAGGCCCCGCACGACTTCGAAACCGCCGGCACCCGCGAGCGGATCGTCCGCACGGCCTCACGCCTGATGCAGCGCCAGGGCTACGAGGGCACCGGCATCAAGCAGATCTCCCGCGAGGCCGGGGCGACGCTCGGCTCGGTCTACCACTTCTTCCCCGGCGGCAAGCAGGAGCTCGGCACGGCCGCGGTGCGGCTCGGCGACGAGGAGTTCACCGAGTTTCTGCGCGAGTCGCTCGACGCGGAGCCGGACCCGGCGCAGGCCCTCGTCGCGCTCACCGACTCCCTCGCCCAAGGCCTGCGGGAATCCGACTGGCTCGACGGCTGCCCGGTCACCTCCACCGTCGTCGGCACTGCGGCCAGCGCCCCCGGCATCCAGCAGGCGGCGGCCGAGGCGTTCGCCCGCTGGCGGGCCGTGGTCGCCGGGAAGCTCCTCGCCGCGGGGTTCACTGAAGCGGACGCGGAAGATCTGGCCCACACGGTGATCGCCACGCTGGAGGGAGCCGAACTGGCGTCCCAAGTGGCCCGCAGCGAGACCCCGCTGGAGGCGGCGGGGCGGCATCTGGCGCGTTTGATCACGTCGTACGCGGGCAACGGTCGCCCGTAG
- the serC gene encoding phosphoserine transaminase, with product MAEIQIPADIKPADGRFGAGPSKVRTEALDALAATGTSLMGTSHRQAPVKNLVGKVREGIRELFQLPDGYEVILGNGGSTAFWDIATHGLIENKSQHLSFGEFSSKFAKAAKLAPWLAEPDVISSDPGTHPEPVAAAGVDVYAFTHNETSTGVAMPIKRVAGADEGALVLVDATSGAGGLPVDIAETDVYYFAPQKSFASDGGLWIGVFSPAAIERAERVHASGRHVPEFFSLPTAIDNSRKNQTYNTPALATLFLLNEQLEWINGQGGLDWSVRRTATSARTLYGWAEDVKFANPFVTDPAKRSQVIGTIDFTDEVDAAAVAKVLRANGIVDTEPYRKLGRNQLRVAMFPAIDPADVEALTKCVDYVIEKL from the coding sequence GTGGCTGAGATCCAGATTCCTGCTGACATCAAGCCCGCCGACGGTCGATTCGGCGCGGGCCCCTCCAAGGTGCGGACGGAGGCGCTGGACGCCCTGGCCGCCACCGGCACGTCCCTCATGGGCACCTCCCACCGCCAGGCCCCCGTCAAGAACCTGGTCGGCAAGGTGCGCGAGGGCATCCGCGAGCTGTTCCAGCTCCCCGACGGTTACGAGGTGATCCTCGGCAACGGCGGCTCCACCGCGTTCTGGGACATCGCGACGCACGGTCTGATCGAGAACAAGTCGCAGCACCTCAGCTTCGGCGAGTTCTCCTCCAAGTTCGCCAAGGCCGCCAAGCTCGCGCCCTGGCTGGCCGAGCCGGACGTCATCTCCAGCGACCCGGGCACGCACCCCGAGCCGGTCGCCGCGGCGGGTGTCGACGTCTACGCCTTCACCCACAACGAGACCTCGACCGGCGTCGCCATGCCGATCAAGCGCGTGGCCGGCGCCGACGAGGGCGCCCTGGTCCTGGTGGACGCCACCTCCGGCGCCGGCGGCCTGCCCGTCGACATCGCCGAGACGGACGTCTACTACTTCGCCCCGCAGAAGTCCTTCGCCTCCGACGGCGGCCTGTGGATCGGCGTCTTCTCCCCGGCCGCGATCGAGCGCGCGGAGCGCGTCCACGCGTCCGGCCGGCACGTCCCCGAGTTCTTCTCGCTGCCGACGGCGATCGACAACTCCCGCAAGAACCAGACGTACAACACCCCGGCCCTCGCCACCCTGTTCCTCCTCAACGAGCAGCTGGAGTGGATCAACGGCCAGGGCGGCCTGGACTGGTCGGTCCGCCGCACCGCCACGTCCGCGCGGACGCTGTACGGCTGGGCCGAGGACGTCAAGTTCGCGAACCCGTTCGTCACCGACCCGGCCAAGCGCTCCCAGGTCATCGGCACGATCGACTTCACGGACGAGGTCGACGCCGCCGCCGTCGCGAAGGTCCTGCGCGCCAACGGCATCGTCGACACCGAGCCCTACCGCAAGCTCGGCCGCAACCAGCTGCGCGTCGCGATGTTCCCGGCGATCGACCCGGCGGACGTCGAGGCCCTGACGAAGTGCGTCGACTACGTGATCGAGAAGCTCTGA